One Pectinophora gossypiella chromosome 9, ilPecGoss1.1, whole genome shotgun sequence genomic region harbors:
- the LOC126369731 gene encoding complex III assembly factor LYRM7, whose protein sequence is MSNLRHLVMQSFKKIHRTRLKVFKGDIKALTAARHKINEEYKKNKHVSDAGSIQAMIEFSEGVERELRTCVIQARELKPGVFEAKITQDTVKLDNIPYNDAAVIEEGADAGPARPCCQEQPQNK, encoded by the exons ATGAGCAATCTAAGGCATTTG GTAATGcaaagttttaaaaaaatacacagaaCTAGATTGAAAGTATTTAAGGGTGATATAAAGGCATTAACTGCAGCCAGGCACAAGATTAATGaagagtacaaaaaaaacaaacatgtaTCTGATGCAGGGTCTATACAAGCT atgatagaGTTCAGTGAGGGTGTAGAGAGAGAGCTGCGAACATGTGTTATACAGGCTCGAGAACTCAAACCCGGAGTATTTG AAGCTAAAATTACACAAGACACAGTGAAGCTAGACAACATCCCATATAATGATGCTGCTGTTATAGAGGAGGGTGCCGATGCTGGGCCGGCACGGCCGTGCTGTCAGGAACAACCTCAAAACAAATAA